In Desulfurococcaceae archaeon MEX13E-LK6-19, the genomic window CATAAGCTATATCGGTGTCCAAGCCAAGCTTGTTATGTACAATATCCTCTATGACATTCACGACCTTATTCCCATAAACATGATTGACCACAACAATAATTCTCTCAATACCGGAGGAAACCAGGCTAATAACAGGATAAGCTATGAGGGGAAACCCGTCTAGATCAGCGAAAACCTTGTAGACACCAGTATCACGACGAAACCTCTTACTCAAACCAGCAGCAAGCACTACAGCTTCATTAATCATGACCAAAACCCCTCAAAACTATACAATTAAACAAAATAAATAAGTGTATTGGAGAAAGAGTAAAAGAAACACAATAATCTGTCTAATTGGAGTGAAAAGAAATACCTAGAGAAACATTGGTGGAGCAATACCACTATTTTCAACATAGTGTGTTAATGTATTAGTTGCCTTAGTGTGTTAGACTATTATGCGAATAACTCGGCCATTATAATGATTAGTAGCAAGTATAACAACATCGTCATTGCTATGAACTCTAGTGTACTCTTCAGTGTCTTGTTTTTCACGTGCTTCTCTATTAGTAGGAATGTTCCTGCTAGCGAGTGTAGTAATGCTAGTATAGCGAAACTAGACCTGATCAATGGGTCTGTGTGTATTCTATGTGCCGTACTATAGTTCATGGCTCCGAACGTGAGGCCGGATATTACATGAGGGTATACTAGAGCGTAGCCGCTGATAATCATTAGTATCGCTAGTACTAGTAGGGGTAGCGATGTTGTTTCTATGAGTAAAAACATTATTTTGGGGAAGCTCTTCGAGGCCATTTTATCTCCTCATAGACTCGTAGAAACTATTTATCTCCTCGAAGCTTATCACATATGGTCTCGCGGGCACGCCGATGGGCATTATGTATAGTGGGTGTTCGTCCGGCTCGGCATTGATTATGTCTGCTACATGGTCATCGAAGAAAGCACCTACGGCAACTGTTCCCAGCCCCAGTGCTGTCGCCATCAAGTATATGTTCTGCCCCACATGGCCAACCTCCATGTGGACATACCTTATACCTCTCTCGCCATAACGGCTCGTCGTCCTCTCGTAGACAGCACAGATAACTATGTTGACAGCCGCTTCACGCACCCAACGCTGGTCAAGAGCTGCCCTCGCAAGCTCTGCCCTATAGTCACCCTTCTTGACGAGCACGAGACTATGTCTATAGACATCATACTTATAGACGCCTGCCTCAAGGAACGTGTTGTTCCCGACGAGAACACTATTCTCTCCAACCACAACATAGATTTCAAGAGGATACGTGGCACCAGCACTGGGTGCAGCACGGAATCTCCACTGAGTATTAGTTATACCCTGGGCGGCCCACAGGATCATTGAGAGCTGCTCTATTGTAATCGGTTCACCAGTGTAGTCACGTATACTTCTTCTGTGGAGAATAGCTTCCTCAACAACCATACTTGTAGTCTTCCTAGGCAGGGGAAGGAGGATCTCGTTATCCACTACAACCACCTCACCAACTTGTTGTGAAGGATGCCACAAAGCTAGTTGGAGTGAATATAGTACAATAAATAATGTGAATGCTATAGACATAAACCATGCGATTTTACGTAGAGTGAAACAACTTGACACCACCCCCGTGAACACGTGTTTAAAGGAAAAAATCACTCCCAAGCCCTCAGCACGTTAAGTACTTCATCGCCCACCTTGCCTGCTAGGACATCGCGTATAGACTCATCTATTATGTCGATGGCTTTGTCGAGTTCTTCCCTTGTTATAACCAGTGGTGGAGCGATCCTTAGCACGTTGCCGTACTTGCCATAAGTCATCATCAGTAATCCTTTCTCCCAAGCTCTCCATATGATCTTTATAGCGGTCTTCCTATCAGGCTCCTTGGTATCCTTGTTCTTCACTATATCCACGCCGAGCATGAGACCCAAGCCCCGTACATCGCCTATAACCTCGTACTTCTCCTTGAGCTCGTTAAGCCTCTTCATAGCGTAGTCACCAAGCTCCATAGCACGTTTAGCCAGGTTATTCTCCTGCACATACTTGATGGTGGCGATAGCTGCTGCAACAGATACGGCGTGAGCACCGCTTGTAGCGAAGAATGATTGTGGTGTACCGGAGTCCAGGATCTCTGCTTTTCCCACGACTGCTGACACGGGCATTCCGCCGCCGAGAGCCTTACCGAGCACTATAAGGTCTGGTTCGACGCCGAAGTGTTCTATAGCAAATAACTTGCCCGTCCTACCCATACCGGTCTGTATCTCATCGTCAATAAACACTATACCGTACTCACGAGTGATCTTCCTAATACCCTCAACATAATTCTTCGGCGGGACGAGAACCCCTCCATCACCCTGAACGGGTTCAAACATTAGTGCGGCAAAGGACTCGCCGTTGATTTTCTTGCGGAAAACATCATCGATCTCGCTGAGATAGTATTCACCACACTCCTCGGGGGAAGCGTCTCTCAACGGGCAACGGTATGTATCGGGGTACTCGAAGAAGTACACGTAGGGATAGGCATTCAGCTTCATCCTGAGCTCTGGACTGAACGATGCCGAGACGGATAACGCCAGATAGGTTGTACCATGGTATGAGTAAGTGTATGAGCCTATGTACTTCCTCTTCGTGTAGAGTAGTGATGCCTTCAAAGCAGTATCACATGCATCGCCACCGGAGAGACCGAAAGACACTTTCTTAGTGAAACCACCCGGCGTGATCTCCACGAGGAGTTTGGCTAGCTCAACAGCAGGGTCATGATACAAGTAGAGGCAATAATGAATGAATTTTTCGAGCTGCTTCCTGACAGCCTCGATGACAACATCATTCGTGTGCCCAATATTGTATGTAGCAGCACTAGACAAGAAATCAATATACTCATTACCATCTTTATCCCAGATCCTCGCGCCCTTGGCGCGAGCAACAGCTATAGGGAAGTACTTGAAAGCATAACTCACAGTAACATACTTCTCGTACTCTACAGCGGTTTCAAGACTTTTAGAAACATTCTTGCTTGTAATACGTTTAACCAAATCAAGCTTCAAGACAAGAACACCAAGAGATTATCTATGACATTAATAATCTTGTAATCCCACAAATATAACAATAACCTGGATGATCGAGGATAAGTTAAATAGAGATAAAGTAGTTGCTTACATGAAACTATAAACGGTTTTGAGAACATAGTGTATGAGGGAAGAGTGTTTAGGGTAGAGTGTATGCAGAGTATTGTTGAAGCTAAGCAACTACTAGCATCTAGGAAGAGACCCTCTAGAACACTCTCTGGCGTAACCATAGTTGCTATTATGTCGAAACCCTATCCATGCCCTCATGGCAAGTGTATTTATTGTCCTGGTGGACCAGAGTTTGGTACTCCACAGAGCTATATTGGTGAAGAACCAGCGCTCATGAGGGCACAGAGAGTAGGATTCGATCCCTACGAGCAGGTTAGAGTTAGGCTCAAGCAATACGAGTACTTGGGCCACAAGCCATCTAAAGTAGAACTGATAATCATGGGCGGCACGTTTACTGCTATGCCTCGTGACTACCAGGAATGGTTTATTGCTATGGCTCTTGAGGCTATGAACAGGTACCCCGAGCCTAAGCCACAGGAGCCTGTTTCTCTTCAGGAAGCCCAGTTGAGGAACGAGACAGCGAGAATCAGGTGTATAGGCCTTACTATAGAGACTCGTCCAGACTGGGCTAGAGAAGAACATGCTGACTGGATGCTCTACCTTGGTGCAACCAAGGTAGAGATAGGTGTCCAGACAATATACGATGACATATTAATGAAGGTTAGGAGAGGACATACAGTCAAGGACACTATTGAGGCCACCAGGATACTGAAGGATTCTGGCTTTAAAGTAGTATACCATATCATGCCTGGTCTCCCCGGAAGCGATCCGGACAAGGATCTTGAAATGATCAAGACGATTTTCGAAGACCCCGACTACAGGCCTGACATGCTGAAGATATACCCGACAGTAGTAGTCAAGGGGACAGTTCTCTATGAGTGGTGGCGTGAAGGCAAGTACAAGCCTTTGAGCGACGAGGAAGCAATTGAGCTGATCTCGGAGATGTACAGGTACATACCCAAATACGTTAGGGTAATGAGGATCCAGAGGGATATACCAGCCACAATCATAGAAGCAGGCCCCAAGAAGGGTAACTTAAGGGAGCTCGTTGAGAAACGGTGTCTAGAGAAAGGGGTCACTATAAACGAGATCAGGTTCCGCGAAGTAGGGCGGCAGCTATGGAAATTCAATAAGCTACCAGACCCCAAGTACACGAGGATAACAAGGACAACATACGAGGCAAGCAAGGGTATAGAAGAGTTCCTAGCCGTGGAGGACACTGTGAACAATATTATCATAGGGTTCCTGAGGCTAAGGATACCCAGCGAGAAAGCACATAGGCCCGAGATAGACGGGAGGACGGCTATCATAAGAGAACTCCATATCTACGGACCTCAGGTACCTGTTGGAGAGAAACCATTGTTTGAATGGCAGCATCAAGGATGGGGCTCTAAGCTCTTGAGGGAAGCAGAAAGGATTGCGAGAGAAGAGTATGGTATGAAGAAAATACTGGTGTTATCAGGTATAGGGGTACGTGAGTACTATAGGAAACATGGCTACTATAGACCCAGCAATAGCCCTTACATGCATAAAGATCTTGTTGGCTAGTCTTTTGCTTCAGTGGTGTTTAACAAGGTCTTCTAGAGATTCCCACATAAGCCAAGCTGATATAGCTATACTTGATATGAATTCTGGTACGGATATGCCAACACTTATGCCTACATCAACTATTTTGGGTATGTAGTAGTAGAAAATCCATACACAAGCACTTATAAAGAAGCCAGTTATGGCGAGAGGATTCTTTTTCTCTAGGTAAAACACTAGGCTTCCAAGTGTACCAGTTAGGAAGAATAGAAGAGAGACTATGAAGTGTAGTTTCCCGTAGACTTCATCAAATACAGCTATGAGTATCAAGAAGAACCCGGACATAGTCATTATAAACCATGAGCTAACGGTTTTCCTGTAGAGATGCGTTACACAATAAATTATTATCAGTACCCCAGCGAGCGTTAACCCGAAGTTGAATATGGGGGCAACACCACTACGAGTAGAATGACCAAGATCACTCAAGGCGTTACGGGACCAGCTAAACCAGGGACTATAGGCTATTGCTATAGAGATACTCATGAAAGCAGATAGTGGGCCAAGTAAACCAGTCGCAGCAAATGCTTTCTCCCAGAACCCATCGTCTTTACCTAAACCAAAAACATTCATTCTTATCCACCGTGTACTACACGGTAAACCTCTGTATTTACAGCTAATATTTTCCCTGGAATAAAATAGCCAGGGCACTTCATTATATAAGCTTAGTTAAAAAGGGTTTAGATACAAAACAATAGTTGGTGCAGAGAACGGCCGATGCTGACTATGTGGCGGGCGATGATGAACAACACCTAGGCGTAGATTCTTTGGGATGAGGATGCTGGCCTGGACGGATGACGGGGGTCTCGGGTGAAGACCTCCGTCTTGCCGACCGATACTTTTTATTAAACAATTATATTGTGTAGAGGCAAAGATTATCTATTCGATAGTGTAATTATAGTAGGATATGGTTGGTGTAGAGTGGTAGAGATCTACGTGGGAACCAGTGGCTGGAGCTATGACTGGAACCCCGATGGATTCCGTTGGTATGCTTCATCATCTAATCTCAATGCTATTGAACTCAACGCCAGCTTCTATAGGATCCCATATAGAAGCATGGTTATAGGATGGCTTAGATACAGTAGGGAAAAGAACATAAGATGGGCGGTTAAAGTCCATAGGAGGGTAACCCATGTCTATAGACTAAGGCTTCCCCAAGCACTAGAGTGGTTTAACAAACTACGCGAAGTCATTAAACCTTTGGAAGAATTTAATCTACTTGACTTCTATTTATTCCAGCTCCCACCCACATTCAATGCTCTCCCGAATAACTGGGAGAGAATAGTCAATTTCTTCTCGAAACTAGACCTCGGGTGGATGGCGGCACTGGAGTGGAGACACCATACATGGTTTTCTGGAGAATGGGTTGACAAAGCCCGTGAACACGAGATAACAGTAGTATCGGTCGACGCCCCAGAATACAGGTTCTACGCTAAATCAGGACCTTATGTCTACCTCCGTATGCATGGGCGAACACTATGGTATGCACACAGGTACTCGACAGGAGAACTAGTTGATGTAGCGAAGAAGATACTTGGGCTTAACGCACAGAAGATCTACGTGTTCTTCAACAATGACCATGATATGCTGGATAACGCACGTGAATTAAAGAGTATTCTTGAAGAACTTATTTCAGGAAAGAAGAAACGAGCTCCGTAGCTCATCCAGATAGTTATCTAGGTTGTAATTAAGTTGTTTTCCATTTATTGTCCTTAGTAGTACGATAGGTTTATCTACTCTTTTCAGTGAATAAGATTGCTTAAATCAACTGGATGTTGTGGGAGGAGAGTGGTCTGAGATTGAAAATACTAGTGGAGCTAGCGCCAAGAAAGGAAATAGGAGAACTGGAGACAATACTAACTAGTGTCAAAGAGTATGTTGATTGCTTTGATATTCCAGAATCTCCTTTAGGAATACCCGCACCAAACTCTATTGCCACGGGTATCTATGTGAAGAATGTAACAGGTAAATGCGTAATATCACATATAAGGCTCTATGACGTGAATCGTACAGCCCTGCTATCCCTCGCATATGCAGCGCAACTATATGGTATTGATGGTATTGTTTTGACTCACGGAGACATCCCTAGGTCAGGTGTCATTGTCAGAGACATAACCACCATCGACGCGATCAAGCTTCTTGAGAAAGAAGTACCTAAACTAAAAATTGGAGCAATAATAAGCCTACGCTATCCTTTCGAAGACATTGTTAAGAGGATAGACTCTGGTGCAGACTTCTACCTAGTATTAAGGCTTAGTAAGGAATCAATTGAAAAGTACATGAAAGTTCTTGATGCAGCAGAGAAGCAGGGTGTAGAACTATACCCTTACATCATAGTGTCAACAGAAAAGAATAAGAAGATATTGGAGAAGATAAAACAACCTTCTATACCTCTCAACGAGTTACAAGGGTTCCTTAGCGAGTATAGAGATCTACTACATGGTGTAGTGTTTTCATCTCCTCTAGACCTCGATGGGCTTATCAAGTCGCTTGAAATAGCTTATGAAACTAAACTAGTTTCTCGAAAAGCCTTACAGCAGCAACAATGTTTTCAAGCTTCTTTATAGATACTTTGTACTCCTCCTCGTTGTCTCCGAGAGCATTCTTTAGACCTCCGAAGCCGCAGTCGGCAGATACCAAGTCTATTCTCTTTCCAGAAACCTCATAGACTCTCTTCAATACACCAAGAATATCGTCTACGTTCTCGACAACAGGTTTCTTAGCACTAGCTACACC contains:
- a CDS encoding DUF72 domain-containing protein, which gives rise to MVEIYVGTSGWSYDWNPDGFRWYASSSNLNAIELNASFYRIPYRSMVIGWLRYSREKNIRWAVKVHRRVTHVYRLRLPQALEWFNKLREVIKPLEEFNLLDFYLFQLPPTFNALPNNWERIVNFFSKLDLGWMAALEWRHHTWFSGEWVDKAREHEITVVSVDAPEYRFYAKSGPYVYLRMHGRTLWYAHRYSTGELVDVAKKILGLNAQKIYVFFNNDHDMLDNARELKSILEELISGKKKRAP
- a CDS encoding SagB/ThcOx family dehydrogenase; the encoded protein is MSIAFTLFIVLYSLQLALWHPSQQVGEVVVVDNEILLPLPRKTTSMVVEEAILHRRSIRDYTGEPITIEQLSMILWAAQGITNTQWRFRAAPSAGATYPLEIYVVVGENSVLVGNNTFLEAGVYKYDVYRHSLVLVKKGDYRAELARAALDQRWVREAAVNIVICAVYERTTSRYGERGIRYVHMEVGHVGQNIYLMATALGLGTVAVGAFFDDHVADIINAEPDEHPLYIMPIGVPARPYVISFEEINSFYESMRR
- a CDS encoding 5,10-methylenetetrahydrofolate reductase; the encoded protein is MKILVELAPRKEIGELETILTSVKEYVDCFDIPESPLGIPAPNSIATGIYVKNVTGKCVISHIRLYDVNRTALLSLAYAAQLYGIDGIVLTHGDIPRSGVIVRDITTIDAIKLLEKEVPKLKIGAIISLRYPFEDIVKRIDSGADFYLVLRLSKESIEKYMKVLDAAEKQGVELYPYIIVSTEKNKKILEKIKQPSIPLNELQGFLSEYRDLLHGVVFSSPLDLDGLIKSLEIAYETKLVSRKALQQQQCFQASL
- a CDS encoding DUF998 domain-containing protein; translated protein: MNVFGLGKDDGFWEKAFAATGLLGPLSAFMSISIAIAYSPWFSWSRNALSDLGHSTRSGVAPIFNFGLTLAGVLIIIYCVTHLYRKTVSSWFIMTMSGFFLILIAVFDEVYGKLHFIVSLLFFLTGTLGSLVFYLEKKNPLAITGFFISACVWIFYYYIPKIVDVGISVGISVPEFISSIAISAWLMWESLEDLVKHH
- a CDS encoding aspartate aminotransferase family protein, coding for MTSKNVSKSLETAVEYEKYVTVSYAFKYFPIAVARAKGARIWDKDGNEYIDFLSSAATYNIGHTNDVVIEAVRKQLEKFIHYCLYLYHDPAVELAKLLVEITPGGFTKKVSFGLSGGDACDTALKASLLYTKRKYIGSYTYSYHGTTYLALSVSASFSPELRMKLNAYPYVYFFEYPDTYRCPLRDASPEECGEYYLSEIDDVFRKKINGESFAALMFEPVQGDGGVLVPPKNYVEGIRKITREYGIVFIDDEIQTGMGRTGKLFAIEHFGVEPDLIVLGKALGGGMPVSAVVGKAEILDSGTPQSFFATSGAHAVSVAAAIATIKYVQENNLAKRAMELGDYAMKRLNELKEKYEVIGDVRGLGLMLGVDIVKNKDTKEPDRKTAIKIIWRAWEKGLLMMTYGKYGNVLRIAPPLVITREELDKAIDIIDESIRDVLAGKVGDEVLNVLRAWE
- a CDS encoding tRNA uridine(34) 5-carboxymethylaminomethyl modification radical SAM/GNAT enzyme Elp3, with translation MQSIVEAKQLLASRKRPSRTLSGVTIVAIMSKPYPCPHGKCIYCPGGPEFGTPQSYIGEEPALMRAQRVGFDPYEQVRVRLKQYEYLGHKPSKVELIIMGGTFTAMPRDYQEWFIAMALEAMNRYPEPKPQEPVSLQEAQLRNETARIRCIGLTIETRPDWAREEHADWMLYLGATKVEIGVQTIYDDILMKVRRGHTVKDTIEATRILKDSGFKVVYHIMPGLPGSDPDKDLEMIKTIFEDPDYRPDMLKIYPTVVVKGTVLYEWWREGKYKPLSDEEAIELISEMYRYIPKYVRVMRIQRDIPATIIEAGPKKGNLRELVEKRCLEKGVTINEIRFREVGRQLWKFNKLPDPKYTRITRTTYEASKGIEEFLAVEDTVNNIIIGFLRLRIPSEKAHRPEIDGRTAIIRELHIYGPQVPVGEKPLFEWQHQGWGSKLLREAERIAREEYGMKKILVLSGIGVREYYRKHGYYRPSNSPYMHKDLVG